One genomic segment of Pempheris klunzingeri isolate RE-2024b chromosome 21, fPemKlu1.hap1, whole genome shotgun sequence includes these proteins:
- the LOC139221087 gene encoding uncharacterized protein: MIRAQVQQEHTEPIEQDFNLMFGDAVSAKFLEKWPTVYKQKVLEQSHGLTQTGELQHLVQNAESTTEVENGRGSDMSSLLILIHLLPPSPHGRKRPKLSAGRASDQLVKFIETGISIQGHLDSITESLQPYLLAVGTKRSVIHKCFIVIDKHAIPCKSPDWLSCFDELFKAHFVFGASYSHDPVNMCNFLQTTIYEIDVGNTKVNPRVAEPRARMLH, from the exons ATGATCAGAGCGCAGGTGCAGCAGGAGCACACTGAGCCG ATCGAACAGGATTTCAATCTGATGTTTGGTGATGCAGTCTCTGCCAAGTTTCTGGAGAAGTGGCCTACTGTCTACAAGCAGAAAGTCCTTGAACAGAGTCATGGCCTCACACAGACGGGCGAGCTTCAACACCTGGTTCAAAATGCTGAATCTACAACAGAAGTGGAGAATG GTCGGGGCAGTGACATGTCATCCCTTCTGATCCTTATCCACCTTCTGCCACCATCACCTCATGGCCGCAAGAGACCAAAGCTCTCGGCTGGACGAGCCAGTGACCAGCTTGTGAAGTTCATCGAG ACGGGCATCAGCATCCAGGGGCATCTGGACAGCATCACGGAAAGCCTTCAACCCTATCTGCTTGCTGTGGGCACCAAGAGGAGTGTGATTCACAAGTGCTTCATTGTGATTGACAAACATGCCATACCTTGTAAGTCACCAGACTGGCTTTCCTGTTTTGATGAGCTTTTTAAAGCTCATTTTGTCTTTGGTGCCTCGTACAGCCACGACCCGGTAAACATGTGCAACTTCTTGCAGACCACCATTTATGAAATAGATGTTGGTAACACAAAGGTGAATCCTAGGGTTGCAGAGCCGAGGGCTCGGATGCTGCATTGa